The window gtggatagagcacgggccctggagtcaggaatacctgagttcaaatccagcctcagacacttgacccttactagctgtgtgaccctgggcaagtgacttaacccccattgcctcactaaaaaaaaaatggagggagtcgatattttattctaaaggaaTAAGGAGCCACTAAATGACTTGTGAATGGGAAAGGATATGGTCAGATCTACGATTTAGGGAACTGTCTCAGCAACAGTGTGAAGAAGAGATTAGTGAGAGGAATGACTGGAAGCAGGAATTAGGAGCATGCTGGAGTAACCTGGTGATGAGGAGTTGTGTTAGCTGGTGACtgtaagtagagagaagagaacaaataAAGAGATGCAGAATTAGCATAAGGTCAACTGATGGGGTATAGACGATGAGCAAGTGGGAGGAGTTCAAAGTTATACAGCTGGATGAACAGAATGTTGAttccctaaaaaaacaaaatagggaaatttaggggagaagtaggtgctatttgtCTTTATGGCCTGTAAATTCTTTGTGGTCAGGGACTGGGAAACTTTCTATTTTTGCCTCAACATCAAGTACAGTGCCCTGCACACgagtcatttaataaatagtaaggttaaaataaattgaattaagTGGTAGAGAATAGAATAATATAATTAGGAGTAGTACGTGGAACAAttttcatatacatttatatgtatatatgtgtaatatttCTGTTTCTATTGTGGAGGCAGTATGCCATTGTAGGTGTCGTTCTGAACTTAGAAACAAGGAGTCTAAGGTTGAGGTTCTGCCTCAGACTTTTAAAAAGCTGTGTAAcactggagaagtcatttaacttctctcccttttctcagctgtaaaatgtgtgggggagggggaagtatcAGTAGATAACATCTGTACTAGTTACTGCAAGGGGCAACTTGGTGATACAGtgactagagtgctgggcctggagtcaggaagactcaattttgtgagttcaaatctggcctcaaacttactagctgtgtgaccctgggcaagtcgcataaccctgtttgcctcagttttctcatctgtcaaatggcctggagaaggaaatgacaaaccactccagtatctctgccaagaaaactccaaatccccaaaaagttggacaggactgaaacaactgaacaacaaagaaggatttacctcacagggatattgtgaagatcaaataaaatcatatatgtaaaatgccaGATAAATGCTAGTTTGTACTTTATAAGGTGCTTTTGTGTACTTCATAACATTTTTTCCTAATAAAACACCATGAGGAAGGCAGAATGGGTATTACTAAGCctgtttgacagatgagaaaactgaagctcaagagATACTTATGCAAATGacttaagcaaaaaaaaatgagtgagagaACAGGAAGTAAAAAGCCAGTTCTTCTAGCCCTGCATTCTTTCACTGTCCCAAGTCAGAGGTGGGGGAAGCAGCATAGGGTCCTAAACTCAAATCTGGaaagcaccttagagatcatctggtacaATTCTATaatattacagataaagaactgaggcctagagagatctcacaggtagtaaatgacagcCATAATTTGAACCCCAAATCCAGCAGCTGAGGTAAGAGACACCACAATACAATGTGGAGAATGAAAAAGAGCACAAACCTCAATGATTTAAAAGTACAGCAGACTGTAAGTCGAGATAAATTCTAGTCTTGGCTTTGCCACAAACTGTCTGTAATCTTTGAGTGaggtctctctgggcctcaatttcttcatctttaaaatgagggcgTTAGGTTTGGGATTGCCAAGCAGCCACTCTCACCTTGGATGATATCTTATCACAGAAAGTCTGTTGTTTTTTACTAATGTTTCATGTTAAGTctagggtttggggtgggggtgggttttttggtggtgggTTTTAGCTCTAACCTTgtgttccaaggtctcttccaatgtTTCCATGTTAGATTCAAAgttcaaagtcccttttggctCCGACATTCTATGTCTTGCATTCTTTGTTCTAGTGCTCTAACATACTAGATTCTATGATACTTTCCAGTTCTAATGTTCTATGTTCAACTCTCTACTTGCTAAGCTCTCTTCTTGTTCTGGCATTCATTGCCCTATggccccttctaactctgatattctgtgttctaaaggtcTCTCCTAAGCTCTGATATCgtgttctaaaatcccttcctgctctgaggTTTCTACCAGCTCTACCATTATGATTTTTATAATTCCAGCTACCTCTGGGTATTAGCCTCATCGTTTTAATGTAAGAGGCAAGTACTTAGAGCTGGACAGGTACTAAAGAGTGCCATTGTCAGCTATGATATCAAGAAACCTTCTGAGAGAAGCTATTGATGAGAGTATAGCATGATATAAACATGTGAGTCAAGAGAATTGGCATAGCAAACATGACTGAGAGATTTCTCTTTCAGATCAAGCATGCCAGTTTTAGATAGGATGAACAATAAGGGATTGGCTCTGAGATTTCATTCATATGGGGAACTCCCAGCTGAAGAaatcccctctaccaatgcagatcaaccaTGCCTTAACAATTTGCCtacagcactgagaggttaagtacttgcccagggtcacccagccattATAAGCTAGAACCAGTTCTTCTTGACTGAGGTTGTCTTTCTCGCTGCTATGAAGTGCTGTTCAGTTGCTTCTCCTCACTAGCTCATTGGTGAGccatgtgatgtgatgtgatgcaATGTAAAGACTTCTGCATTTGGAATGAGCACACCTGGATCCAATGCCAGCCAtgcctctaattttttttgtgaaaTTGGAAAAATCTGAACCTGAGGAACGAGATGAATGCTATTTTCTTCAAGAGTgtggggaaaggggcagctaggtggcgcagtggatagagcaccggccctggagtcaggagtacctgagttcaaatccagcctcagacacttagcacttactagctgtgtgactctgggcaagtcacttaaccccaattgcttcactttaaaaaaaaaagtgtggggggGAAAAAATTTTGTAAACTATATATTATGGAAGAAATGGGAGATGCTATCATCGTGAGCATCACCAAATCCCCTTCCTTCACTTCCTCCAATGCCTTAGCACAGTAGGAAGTCTATCCTGAGTTATGGAAGACTTGATCAGTGGGGCAAATGTTCTGTCAGGTCCTACAAGTTTAGAATGCTTCTAGTATGGGCCTAGGGATGAACAACATAGATGAGTTCAAAGGAATTAATCACTAGACAACTGACTATCAGGTCAAAGCTTTTTTCATTCAGAGAAATTCTGAAATCTATCTAGTAAAACATGGAGGTGGGAATGGAAGTAGGAGGGAGGATTTAGAGAGTATACCCCAAATCCCTGGTGTCTTTCCAAAATGGTGTTATACGGCTGTTGTAACTGTGGGGAGGGACCTagtcttatttaatcttcatatgacagtgctctgcacataggAGAAGTAGCTTAGTAAacatttcttgaatgaatgaccCAACAGCACAGTATAGAGTTTCCTGCAATTGTAAGGGGGCAAGCGAAATCATGAATGGGAAGAAGCACTTCAGAGACCAACATGCTTTCTGCAGTCTCTTTTATGGGGATAAATGTGTGTTTCtatttgttttaataatatttgtaggaatcttatattgtgtatatatctatttacATTACTGGCTTTGTATTATAGTCAAGAGTCTTTCACCATTCTCCATATAAACCTTGTTTTTTATGGGTTGAGGAAAGCTCAGCTAAAAAACTTTCCCTTcagatatatgcatgtgtgtatgtatctaaaaaaaaaaaaaagcttaaatcaGTAGGCTGCTTTGAGATGATGTGAGAGTTTTGTGGCTTCAGACAGCGGAATGcgcatgttttttctttttagtctccTTTTACCTAAAAATAAAGTCAGCTGCTTGCTTGTTTGGGCTTCTATTTTTTATAGGGATTTAACTAGATCGTAAGCTTAACTGCCAATTACTATGAGAAGGTATGTTGGGTTTCTTAGGTAAGAGAGAGCTGATAGTCAGGAGACTTGGGCCCTGACTGCCAAATTtgtcactaacttgctgtgtgtgTGACAGAACCTTCTAAGAAATAATTTGACATCTGTGAGATGAAAATAATGATTCCTGCTCTACCCTCCTACCTAGTTTCAAAGATCATATTTGGTCTCTGAaatatgggttggattagataatccactagtttataaaatcctttttcaaGGGGAGGgtctttgacaaatatttatctcGATACTCTCCACCACCTTGGCCTCTCCCCACACCCCGCCCTTTGGGTTAGCCCATTGGGTTGCTTCTTAGCTTCCAACTCTGCCTTCTAACTGTCTATGCTCCATTCTAGGTtctatgtgaaagtgctttgaaaaaatgtaaaacactCTTCAAATTCAAAGGATTCCTGAAAATGGTAAAAACTCAGTGTTCCTCCCTTCACTCTCACTCCTCCTAAAGTAGACTCCCCCAAGCTGCTTCAGCAGCCCACACCTATTTAGCTCCTTtccatcttccccctccctttgaATGCCCTCCCAGAATCAAGGAGCCgggctttccttccctttttgccCAAGCAAATAGAGTTGCCACCCAAAAGACTAAACAAGCTACTAAGTGTAAAACAAAGCATTCCTGCTATATTAAGGAATTATGACATTTTTCGGGCTTCTGTGGTTATTTGAATCAATCATCAATCTTGATCACTACTGATTCATGTTATGACAAGAAAGGAGGGTCAGTGGATGCTATGAATATGTGATGGGGCACAATGTAGATATAACCTCTTCTGTTGAATATTTGTTCTGCAAAGTCCTCCTGTTTTCCtttagtgaaaaaaaaagcaataagctgagcatctgggttcaaattctctctcttacaCTTATTTCTTTACGGGAATTCAGCGAGAGCGTAAGTTTAGGACAtcatttagagctgggagaaaaaaaaaaaacaggggcagctaggtggcgcagtggatagagcaccggccttggagtcaggagtacctgagttcaaatccagcctcagacacttaaacacttactagctgtgtgaccctgggcaagtcacttaaccccaattgcctcactaaaaaaaaaaaaaaaaaaacatttagagctgggaggaatcttaAGAGCCACCAGATTCTGACCCTCTCActttactgaagaggaaatgtGCTCAAAGACATAGGGAAGAAGTGAAAGAGTCAGGGTTTGAATCCAtgttttctaattccaaatccagcatatTTTCCCCTTCACCAGGCCACCCTCAGGGAAAAAGTACCTCGAACTTTTAGGTATGGGATGAAATGGGCCTGATTTAGTTGCATTAATGTGACCTTGATTGTACAAAACACTTAACCCCCCAAATGCCCCAATTATCTCATCTAAAAATGGGTATATCGATACTTGCTGCATCAATAAGTTGttttgaagaaagtgctttgcaacccaTACATTTTCACCTAAATATATTTGTGGGTTTTGTCTAATGTGCTTCATTTATTGgatcttttctttaaaatcatcTTCAGCTGCAACCTGGAAGCAGCCAGCGACCACAGGGATAGAAGCTAGGGAAGAGGAGAATAAAAACTCAAAGGGAGCTGCATGAAAAATTGGGCTCGTTCAGCTCCGTGCCAAAggctttatctccctccctcttggGGCCCAGGTAGTAGCGGGCTGAAACTGGAAGAGACttggggaaaggagtgggggcaGGGATTCACACTTTAAGCAAGACGACCTTCCCTCCCTCCGACCTTTAATTTAAGGAGAGGTTCCAACTTCAGTAGAGGGCAGGCCCAACATTGGGAAGAGATGGTTCCCGCGAGAGAATCCTGGGATTTTAgctctagaagggaccttagaggctcaatcccctccctttctctgacAAACCCTATGATTTCGGGAAGGGAGCTTTCTTTACCAATGAAGATCTATAGCCTTATAGAAGTTGTCCGGAGCGCGGAGACTTGCCccgctaagtgacttgctcggacTCTAGAGTCAGTCAGAGTCGGGATTTGATTTTCCTTATTCTGAGGTCAACACTCTCCATAACGTGGCGCTGGCTCTTTCAAATTCTCtaattttccagaggaggaaaagggacaagaacggtgaagtgacttgcccttggtcgcACAGGTAGTAGGAATAATAGCCCCAAATATTTAGATAGCGCTTTAacgtttgtaaagtgctttccatgccttctctcatttgaccctcacaacaaacctattaaaatgtagcagagccaggattaggaACCTAGGTCTTCAACTTCCAAAcccagggcagggactgtttttagcctttctttgcatcctcaatgcttagcacaggggcaggaatatagtaagcacttaataaatgctggttgcgGGACGATTCCATTACACCACTCGCGTAGGGAACTATATTCTCGTCACCTTCTCTCCTCCAGCTTTTCCCCTGTCTGTTCCTTctgtttcccattttatagacataAAATGGGTATCATACTGGTACCAACCGCCCCGTAGTGTTGCTTATAAGAAAGCACTGGCTCAGCCAAGTGtgatccaacaaatatttaagaaacTATTAAGAATTTAAGGCCAGTACTAGGCTTGCTTCAACACCGGACTAGATTTGGGGTAAAGTAAATATCCTAAGGATAAGGTGTGAACGGATTTAGGGACCAAGTATCTCGAGGTCTCTAGGATGAGGTCCGTGATAGCTTTAGGACACTTCTTATgccaacccctcccccatccattcTATTCTGCAGCTGTGTATTCCGGAGGGTCCCGATTTTTCGGTCTCCCGttcccatctcccttctcccccccctctctccccctccactccGGCTCCAACTACCCCAATCCCTGGGACTCGGCTCTCGCGGGGTGCATTCTTCCCGTGCCATGGATACTTTGGGGCTCTAAAAATAGCGGGTCGCTAGTCCTGCGTGGCCTGTGGCTCCCAAGGGACCCGATGCGTGCCCGCCCCGAGGTGCGGGAGGCCCTGCAAGTGGAGACGGgcggaggggtggggggggggcaaggggagCGGGAGGAGGCCGGTGCCGCGCCCGCCTCATTACAGCAGCCAAGGTGTTGCCCTCGTTAAACTGCCTTCTACTGCAGAGTCGTTTGATGTTTGGAGCCggtggggggggagaaagggggacTGAGGGAAAGACTGGGGGCGCGGAGGCGGACCCGCACCTCGGCATCTCCATAAAACACCTTTTATTAACTCTTTAGGGTCCGGAAAGGCTCCTGTAGCCTCGTCGCCACTCCTTGCCCTCCCTGCCTCGGTGTTTACAGCTCCGAGTAATGGAAACCCATATACACCCGCAGTGTCCGTGCACCCTGGTCACAGTCTCTCCACATGTAATCCTTTGCCCTTTCCCTTCCTAGTTCTGTGACCACGGGGCAAGCCACTCCATCTCTCGAAGCCTGCTTCCTACTCTGCAACACCGAGATGAATAATAAAGGTACCTTCCAATGAGAAGCGAACTAGAGCAGAGCCAACAGTTGCGGTACACAACTTGTCTGGATCAGAGGCCCTTCTTTCGAATTTCCATTTAGTCATATACCCTCTAAGCAAGACTGAATCCTTTCTTgatctgtttcttcctctgaaaaggtGGGGGTGATGCTTCTGCTCCCTGTTTGGGTTGTGAGGAGTTTCGATTTATCAATATGTGACCCATATTTACTGCATGTCCCCATGCACACTCCCTCCAGCTGCCTTAGACAATTAAGTCCGTCTCTTGTCTCAGTTCCACAAAGTAGCCCGGGCTCCTTTCTCCCTGTCCCTGGTAGGGACCCTGGCATAGAAATCAATGGGGCTTCTGGAAGCGACTTAGACGCTGATAGAGAGGCCCAGGCTGGTTTCTGCCTCCAGCAATGTGAGTaacctcaccaccaccaccatcaccacaccTCTCTGTCACAAACACACAGAGGCCAAGCATATCTACATTTCTACACCATTACCCCAATAGTTTATGCAGGCATTTAAAATCCCAGTCTGCATAGGTGTATTCCCCTCCAGTCAAGTACACATTCACAGGCAAACAGGGCCCAAACATTTACCCACAGGTGTGCATATGCATTTACATGTGTACAGAAGCAAAATGATATACATCTTCCCATTCCCCCAAcaataaaaattcttttattaTGTACTTGTTCTCCCACCAACTCAATCAGTATTGTAAAACCATATATATACTAGCATACATACATTAaccatatacacatgtgcatacattaTAGTGCTGGTATGCTGAAGAAATTCCCAGGACCTAATGGTGCCTAGTTTTTATTCCTAGTGGTCTTGAATGCcatttttgccatttttctttccaatccTTCAACACTGCTTCTTTAACCAGGGTGTTTATTCTAGGGAAtggcctccttccctcccacccccaaccaatGTCTAACTGGACTGATTTTATTGCAAGGAATGGGTCTTCATCTAGTCAACTCAAAAGGTTTTGGGGGGATATTTTTTGGTGGTTCTGAGcatatctttccatttctttttttttcttcctttctctccttaggggagggagggaaagggaaattcaGTGTCCTCTAAAAGTAAGAAAGTTGGCCTCCCTGGACCATGTGCCCAAATGGCTTTCACGGAAATGTTTTGAGGTCAAGAGAATAACAAGTCAGCTTTGGTGAACCTGTCCCCAAGAAAATGGTCGCACAGCTTTGAggtagcaaaaaataaaacaaaaacaaaacacagccagtaagggacGAGCAAAATTTACCCAAAAAACCTGAGCCCAGGCAGGCAAAATTAGGTAgtttaaatacataaaaactTCAGTGACAGAAACAAAGTTTTTATTTACAAAGTATAGGATACTTTTTCCTTGGAATTAGGAATTATTAGGAATTAGGCAGGAAGTGTGGATACCAAACCAAcacttattttaaaagaataatttccaGACCGACTAGACTCTCCTTTCCCATGGAAATACGTGCTGACCGGAGTCCCAGGAAAGGAGGAAGCTGTGCAGAGAATGACTTCGTGATATTGCAAATTAATGGATAAAAGGAGACCGAGGAGAGCAAAATCAGATTTCCAATCTAGGACGAAAAAGGTGAGTCTAAGGTTGGAAATGAGGGCCAGCAACCTTGGTCCGATTTGCCTCTCGTGTGCCTGTCAATACCGGCTCCCCATTCCGTTTGCTtcgatatattttatataatatatataatatattttctttctttctcttaacgaattaaaaaacaatttcaaagggcATTGCACTTGACCAGTTTTGCAGCTGACAACTCTCAGGAGTATTCAAGATATCCATAAcagaatgagaaaataatggacaGCCAGAAATAGTAGTCTTGCCTCGTACTCGGATGGCGCCCGGCGGATTTTCTGAGTGCTGAGTTCCTTTCCTGAGGCTGCTTCTCACTGGTTGAGCTCTAAAGCCCAGACTTGCTGTGGCCAGCCTGTCCGCCCTTTAATCTTTTTCTCTCCGGGTCCAAGGGGGTGAGGATACCCTTCGCTGGACTGTGCGCCGATCAGGACCGAAACCAccggaaaagagaagggggagagggcgAAAGACATTCAGATTTAGACTTTTCTTTCCCGCCTGTGAAGTCCCTCCTCCAGAGAGCTGGAGCAAAGTTTCCAAATAAAGGAACCAACTTTCTGTTTGGCAAACAGGCTCACAAATTTTCCTCTATGTACCAAGATGGGGCTAGGAAATAAGGCTCTCGGGAGGTTTGGAAGTTGAGACCCGCGCTAGGCTAAGTTGTACCAGGCTGCCGAGTCGCCCGGCCTGGGGGATATCAGAGAAAAGATCCCAATTCTTAGTTCTCCCtctatccccctaactcaccttTCCCCCTCCCCGGCTCCTTCACATCCTAGTCTTCCAAGACAAAGCTGGGGTGCTTTGAGTTGGTGACGGAAAAAAACACTGGGCCTGGGGATGGATGTGAAAAGCAAACCCGGGAGCAAAGCCCCACAGCCAGCCATCGGCTTTCCTGGTTGCTTAAGGTTCCCACAAGCTCTAAATCCTAAAATCCTGAAAGCCCTTCCAGTACCCCCCGCAGGGCACTGGACTGGACGGAGCCTTGGGCCACCAGAGGCCCGATTCCTATCTCACCCTGTCTCCTAGGCTCTCTGTCTGGGTTTCTGGGCCCCAGCCTCCCGGCCTGGCCCCACCCCCCTTCTGGCTAGTTTTTTAAAACCCAAAGTGGATCTTTTGATTAAGCCCAGGGCGCCCCCAGGGAAGAGCGGGGCCGGTCTGGGCACCTAGAGGAGAGCGCAGTCCTAAACAAGGCCAACACCAACGAAGTTCTGACAACTGGGGCGGAAGTCCAAGGCAGAATAAGTTAGCTGAGGGTGCCCAAAATGGTACACCTTAAAGAATCCAAAGTCCGTGCCTTAGATCTGTCTTAATAACTTAGATATCGTGAGCCCTAGGGCTGGGTGGCCCTGCCACAAAGGCCACCCCGACCACTGGCGCTTTTCCAGGAAATCTAACTTCGAAAgtcccccagggcaaaaataaaatttaatttaatttaaaaaatctatctctTCTCGGGGTCTGAGGCCGGGAAAAGAGAAGTGTAGAGAAACCCGGGTGGCAAGTTACCGTTACCCTTTTTGTTTGTGGATTTAAAAGACTCGGGCTGAGCATATAAAAGTGCAATTGTTACGAAGCCCTGCCGCTCTGCCATATAGGAGCTGACCAAGGaccttagaaaataaaatgttagaactggaagaaggaTTCTTGAAGCATCGAACATAATATATTGGAATTGCAAGGGCCCTTATAACGTAGACCAGGAATGTCGGTAGTGAAAGGGAATTTACTGCATTGAACATAAAATGCTAGCTTTAGTTGGGAGGGCCCTAAGAACGTAGAATGTCTGTCAGTCACTGTTAGGAATAACACGAACTGGAAGGACCTTTATCCTTTCCATCCCGAAAATCTTTGTAGTAATTTTGCAGAGGAAAAAACCGAGGCCCAAAGAGGTAaagagacttgttcaaggtcacacagggagttccCTGGCGAGCACTGAGAAGAATCCAATTCGCCTCTTTATACACACGCAATAGAAAACCCGCCATAAACGTCATCCGCGTCCACGCAGATCCAAGAACACACAAACACCACCTCCCTAACCCAGGGCCTGCTACTTTTGAGTACTTTACCCTCCCTGACGTTACATCTAACCCCTGACGGGGCAGCACCCCTACGCCCAGCTGACCTTAGGGCCCAAGGGGAAGGGAGGCCCCCAGAGTCCCGGATACTCACCGGCTCCCTCTTACGCTTGCTCTCACGGCCGCTGTCCACCTTCTTGAGCTCCGCCTTGAAGCCCTCGGGGTCCCCGGCCTGAGCGTCCTTGGCCAGCACGTCCATGAGGTAAGCGATGTAGCTGGTGGCCAGGCGGAGGGTCTTGATCTTGGAGAGTTTGGTGTCTGCTGGCACGTTGGGGATGCACTCGCGCAGTTCCGCGAAGGCGCTATTGATGCTCTCCGTGCGCCGCCGTTCCTTCTTGGGCCCCGCGCCTTTCCGCCTGCCCAAGCGGCCACCCAGCGCCTCCAGCCTGCCAGGGCTCTGCGCTGGCCCCGCGGTCCCGGCCGCATCCGGGCTGTAGGCAGCGGGCGGCGGTCGCCTCCCAGGAAAATCTGGGGCCACGTCTCCGGGGCTCAGTACCCAGCTCTGGAAATAAGGCCGTTCCTGATGACACCGTGAGGCTGGAGCAAAGAGAAAGGGTTCGTGCAGCATGGGATGAGGGTGAGGGGGATGATGGTGAGGGTGTGGATGGGGGTAGCCGCCCACTAGGTTCATGGTGAAGCGGGCGCGGCTCCCCAGTGGCCCTGCGTTGAGCCTCGCCTCTGCAGTTGGATTTAACTCCGCGCCATCCGCTACAGCCCCGTCCCGTCGGGGAGGGTGCGGGTGGCTGGGATGAAGCAGAAcaggactggggtgggggaggctggGCAGCTAGTTACTGCTCCTGCCTTCGCCCCTTAGCTGAAGGGCCGATTATGGCGCTGGCGCTCTAGGGGACGGTTTTAACCCTTCTCGGGCCTCTTTTCCTGGCCGCGGCTTATATAGGGCCGGGGCTTTGATGTCAACCCTTCCCCTGAGCCAATAGCAGGGGGGCGGATCCAACAGTGTAAGGGAGAAGGCAGcgcagctgcccctcccccaggaaaaagagggagatcTGTGCGGCCAACGCCCACCGGACAGCTGTCCGCCCTCCGGGACGGCTGACCCCACCCAGTTCCCTTGGACCCCCAACGACTTTCCGTGCTCCTGGGCTCAAGCGGAGGAGGTGGGTTGCGGTAGAGAGATCAATGTGAAGGCTGCATCCTTGGTCATCCTCCGTGACACCCTCCCTGGTTTCCACTTTATGTAATGCCAACAAATGCCAGGCATTCTTCTGGGCATCATTGTTGGTATCACGGCTGTCTTTTATCAACTCACCTATCTGCTTTCTAGGATGCAACAGCCCTCTTTAAGttgtgggatggggagggagcaATCAATCCCTcgtgaaaaggaagggaagaagcctACAGAGGAAAGCTTTGAACGCTCTCCCGCCCCTGGGGTCTCAGCCCGATTGCACAGTCCCCAAGTTTCTAGAACAGTGAGCCCAGCAGGCTGGTTCCCGCCAGAGGTGGCCTGGCTTTGCCCAGCCCATAAGCGAAGTCCACCTTTCGGCAGGCTCGGAACTTCAGAGAGGAGACTCTGCCAGAGCGGCTGACCTCTTTTGGTCTGGGGGCCCTACCGGGGCAGGCACTAGGTTTCTCCTGCTTCTCCAGGACCCAGCCCGTAGGGAGGCAGTAAAGGGAGAATGGAAACCGCCCGCACATCTGGGCTTCGCTAGGGCTGCAGTCACAGCTTAAGAATGCCTGATTCATATAGGAGAGTATAGCTCTGAGATTCAGAGGAGACTCACGAAGACATTGCGCACACATTCAGGGACACATACAAACTCAACACAAGACAAACACAGACCTAGGCACCCCGGTCTAACGGCGCTCTATACACACTCCAGGCCATAGGCGGATGACTGATATTAGGGGACGTACAAACGCACCCCCTCACCCTCTCTAAGAGAAACACCCTCCCCTGAGATACAACACACATGGGATTCATACCCTAAAATCCACCCACTCAATGACATGCATAGACCCTGAGACACACGAAAGAACAC is drawn from Dromiciops gliroides isolate mDroGli1 chromosome 2, mDroGli1.pri, whole genome shotgun sequence and contains these coding sequences:
- the HAND1 gene encoding heart- and neural crest derivatives-expressed protein 1; protein product: MNLVGGYPHPHPHHHPPHPHPMLHEPFLFAPASRCHQERPYFQSWVLSPGDVAPDFPGRRPPPAAYSPDAAGTAGPAQSPGRLEALGGRLGRRKGAGPKKERRRTESINSAFAELRECIPNVPADTKLSKIKTLRLATSYIAYLMDVLAKDAQAGDPEGFKAELKKVDSGRESKRKREPSSEGYPHPLGPGEKKIKGRTGWPQQVWALELNQ